From the genome of Callithrix jacchus isolate 240 chromosome 7, calJac240_pri, whole genome shotgun sequence, one region includes:
- the AADACL3 gene encoding arylacetamide deacetylase-like 3: MWTLALMFLAAACLFSLGVALWVICSHFFIMHIPAAVGHPVKLRVLHCIFQLLVTWGMIFEKLRICPMPQFVCFMQDLQLLKYDPDVVVTDLRFGTIPVKLYQPKASSCTLKPGIVYYHGGGGAIGSLKTHHGICSHLCKESDSVVLAVGYRKLPKYKFPVPIRDCLVATIHFLKSLHAYGVDPARVVVCGDSLGGEIATVVCQKLVNTPDLPRIRAQILIYATFQVLDIQTPSFQQRKNIPMLNWSFTSYCFYHFLDISPSWHEVIMKGAHLPTKVWEKYRKWLGPENIPERFKRGYRQKPHEPVNEAAYLELSVVLDVMCSPLIAEDDIVSQLPEACIVSCEYDILRDSSLLYKKRLEDLGVPVTWHHVEDGFHGVLNTLDMKFLYFPSSTRILNMLTHFIKGL, translated from the exons ATGTGGACCCTGGCCCTGATGTTCCTCGCAGCAGCCTGCTTGTTCTCACTGGGGGTCGCTCTGTGGGTCATTTGCAGCCATTTTTTCATTATGCACATCCCTGCAGCGGTTGGCCACCCTGTGAAACTGAGAGTCCTCCATTGCATATTCCAGCTGCTGGTGACATGG GGGATGATTTTTGAGAAGCTCAGAATCTGTCCTATGCCCCAATTTGTCTGTTTCATGCAAGATCTGCAGCTGCTGAAGTACGATCCTGACGTTGTGGTTACAGATTTACGCTTTGGGACAATCCCTGTGAAGCTGTACCAGCCCAAGGCATCCAGCTGCACCCTGAAGCCTGGTATTGTGTACTACCATGGTGGCGGGGGTGCCATCGGGAGCTTGA AAACCCACCATGGCATATGCTCTCATTTGTGCAAGGAGAGTGACTCCGTGGTTCTGGCAGTTGG TTACCGCAAGTTACCCAAATATAAGTTTCCAGTGCCAATAAGAGACTGCTTGGTGGCCACCATCCACTTCCTGAAGTCCCTACATGCATATGGAGTGGATCCAGCCCGGGTTGTGGTCTGTGGTGACAGTTTGGGAGGGGAAATAGCCACAGTGGTTTGTCAAAAACTTGTGAACACGCCAGATCTGCCCCGGATCCGGGCTCAGATCCTGATCTATGCCACATTCCAAGTCCTAGATATTCAAACCCCTTCCTTTCAACAGAGAAAGAACATCCCGATGCTTAACTGGAGCTTCACCTCCTACTGTTTTTATCActttctggatatcagcccctcCTGGCACGAGGTCATCATGAAAGGCGCCCATTTGCCTACCAAAGTCTGGGAAAAGTACAGAAAGTGGTTGGGCCCAGAAAACATCCCGGAGAGGTTTAAGAGGGGCTACCGACAGAAGCCCCACGAGCCCGTGAATGAAGCTGCTTACCTGGAACTAAGTGTTGTCCTGGATGTGATGTGCTCGCCCCTGATTGCAGAAGATGACATAGTGTCTCAGCTCCCAGAAGCTTGCATTGTGAGCTGTGAGTATGACATCCTCCGGGACAGTTCACTGTTGTACAAGAAGAGGCTGGAAGACCTGGGAGTGCCTGTGACCTGGCACCATGTGGAGGATGGTTTCCACGGAGTGCTCAACACCCTTGACATGAAATTCTTGTACTTCCCCAGCTCCACGAGAATTCTGAATATGTTAACCCATTTTATAAAGGGACTGTGA